One Streptomyces sp. RPA4-2 genomic window carries:
- a CDS encoding ABC transporter ATP-binding protein: protein MATTFAKTAGSVDSVEAVDHAARIEHVSKSFAGPAGPQLVLDDITLDVAPGEFVTLLGASGCGKSTLLNLVAGLDAPTTGSITTNGRPALMFQEHALFPWLTAGKNIELALRLRGVAKSERRDRAEELLELVRLKGAYGKRVHELSGGMRQRVAMARALAQDSELLLMDEPFAALDAITRDVLHDELTRIWRETRVSVLFVTHNVREAVRLAQRVVLLSSRPGRVAHEWAVDIPQPRRIEDTAVAELSVEITEQLRGEIRRHGQH from the coding sequence ATGGCCACGACCTTCGCCAAGACCGCCGGCAGCGTCGACAGCGTCGAAGCAGTCGACCACGCCGCCAGGATCGAGCACGTGTCGAAGTCCTTCGCCGGACCGGCGGGACCCCAGCTCGTCCTCGACGACATCACCCTCGATGTCGCACCGGGCGAGTTCGTCACCCTCCTGGGGGCCTCGGGGTGCGGGAAGTCGACGCTGCTCAATCTGGTGGCGGGGCTCGACGCCCCGACCACGGGCAGCATCACGACCAACGGGCGCCCGGCCCTGATGTTCCAGGAGCACGCCCTCTTCCCGTGGCTGACCGCGGGCAAGAACATCGAACTCGCCCTGCGTCTGCGGGGCGTCGCGAAGTCCGAACGCCGCGACCGGGCGGAGGAGCTGCTCGAACTCGTACGGCTGAAGGGCGCGTACGGCAAGCGGGTGCACGAGCTGTCCGGCGGGATGCGCCAGCGCGTCGCGATGGCCCGCGCGCTCGCCCAGGACAGCGAACTCCTCTTGATGGACGAGCCGTTCGCGGCACTGGACGCCATCACACGGGACGTCCTGCACGACGAGCTGACCCGGATCTGGCGGGAGACGCGGGTGTCGGTCCTCTTCGTCACGCACAACGTGCGCGAGGCGGTACGGCTCGCGCAGCGCGTCGTGCTCCTCTCCTCGCGCCCCGGACGGGTCGCGCACGAGTGGGCCGTGGACATTCCGCAGCCGCGCCGCATCGAGGACACCGCCGTGGCGGAGCTGTCCGTCGAGATCACCGAACAACTGCGTGGGGAGATCCGCCGTCATGGCCAGCACTGA
- the cysD gene encoding sulfate adenylyltransferase subunit CysD codes for MTTAATVSEAAGDSGDAGPYALSHLDALESEAVHIFREVAGEFERPVVLFSSGKDSIVMLHLALKAFAPAPVPFSLLHVDTGHNFPEVLEYRDRTVAAHGLRLHVASVQDYIDRGVLKERPDGTRNPLQTVPLTEKIQSERFDAVFGGGRRDEEKARAKERVFSLRDEFSQWDPRRQRPELWQLYNGRHAPGEHVRVFPLSNWTELDVWQYIAREHIELPEIYFAHEREVFQRAGMWLTAGEWGGPKESETVEKRQVRYRTVGDMSCTGAVDSDATTLDAVITEIAASRLTERGATRADDKMSEAAMEDRKREGYF; via the coding sequence GCGGCCGGCGACTCGGGGGACGCCGGCCCCTACGCGCTGTCGCACCTGGACGCGCTGGAGTCCGAGGCGGTGCACATCTTCCGCGAGGTCGCGGGCGAGTTCGAGCGGCCGGTGGTCCTCTTCTCCAGCGGCAAGGACTCCATCGTCATGCTGCACCTGGCGCTGAAGGCCTTCGCCCCCGCGCCCGTCCCCTTCTCGCTGCTGCACGTCGACACCGGACACAACTTCCCGGAGGTCCTGGAGTACCGCGACCGCACGGTGGCCGCCCACGGCCTGCGCCTGCACGTCGCCTCCGTACAGGACTACATCGACCGCGGTGTCCTCAAGGAGCGTCCGGACGGCACCCGCAACCCCCTGCAGACCGTGCCGCTGACCGAGAAGATCCAGTCGGAGCGCTTCGACGCCGTGTTCGGCGGCGGACGCCGCGACGAGGAGAAGGCCCGCGCGAAGGAACGCGTCTTCTCCCTGCGCGACGAGTTCTCCCAGTGGGACCCGCGCCGCCAGCGTCCCGAACTGTGGCAGCTCTACAACGGGCGCCACGCCCCCGGCGAGCACGTCCGCGTCTTCCCTCTCTCCAACTGGACCGAGCTGGACGTCTGGCAGTACATCGCCCGCGAGCACATCGAACTCCCCGAGATCTACTTCGCGCACGAGCGCGAGGTCTTCCAGCGCGCCGGCATGTGGCTGACCGCCGGCGAGTGGGGCGGCCCGAAGGAGAGCGAGACGGTCGAGAAGCGGCAGGTCCGCTACCGCACCGTCGGCGACATGTCCTGCACGGGCGCCGTCGACTCCGACGCGACCACGCTGGACGCCGTGATCACCGAGATCGCCGCCTCCCGGCTCACCGAGCGGGGCGCCACCCGCGCCGACGACAAGATGTCGGAAGCCGCGATGGAAGACCGCAAGCGCGAGGGGTACTTCTAG
- a CDS encoding aliphatic sulfonate ABC transporter substrate-binding protein, with protein sequence MPAIRSTLARRGIAAAVALPLLALAACSYGSESKGDSSKAKVAAGSKKIDGLDAVKIGYFGNLTHATALVANQKGYFQKELGATQAKYQIFNAGPSEIEALNSGSIDIGWIGPSPAINGYTKSAGKNLRIIGGSASGGVKLVVNPKKIKSLKDVEGKKIATPQLGNTQDVAFLNWAAEQGWKVDPQSGKGDVSVVRTDNKITPDAYKSGSIDGAWVPEPTASKLVAEGGKVLLDERDLWPDKKFVITNIIVSQKFLKEHPKAVEAVLKASVDTNKWINANPDEAKAAANKQLEADSGKALPAEVLDPAWKSIQVTDDPLASTLSTEADHAVKAGLLEKPTLTGIYDLTLLNKVLEAAGESTVDDAGLGVK encoded by the coding sequence GTGCCTGCCATCCGCTCCACCCTCGCACGCCGTGGCATAGCCGCCGCCGTCGCACTCCCGCTGCTCGCCCTCGCCGCGTGCAGCTACGGCTCCGAGTCCAAGGGCGACAGCTCGAAGGCGAAGGTCGCCGCCGGGTCCAAGAAGATCGACGGCCTCGACGCCGTGAAGATCGGCTACTTCGGCAACCTGACGCACGCGACCGCGCTCGTGGCCAACCAGAAGGGCTACTTCCAGAAGGAGCTCGGCGCCACCCAGGCCAAGTACCAGATCTTCAACGCCGGTCCCTCCGAGATCGAGGCACTGAACTCGGGTTCGATCGACATCGGCTGGATCGGCCCCTCGCCGGCCATCAACGGCTACACCAAGTCCGCCGGCAAGAACCTGCGCATCATCGGCGGTTCGGCGTCCGGCGGCGTGAAGCTGGTGGTGAACCCGAAGAAGATCAAGTCCCTGAAGGACGTCGAGGGCAAGAAGATCGCGACCCCGCAGCTCGGCAACACACAGGACGTCGCGTTCCTCAACTGGGCCGCGGAGCAGGGCTGGAAGGTCGACCCGCAGAGCGGAAAGGGCGACGTCTCGGTCGTCCGCACGGACAACAAGATCACCCCGGACGCCTACAAGTCCGGCTCCATCGACGGCGCCTGGGTGCCGGAGCCGACCGCGTCGAAGCTGGTCGCCGAGGGCGGCAAGGTGCTGCTCGACGAGCGGGACCTGTGGCCCGACAAGAAGTTCGTGATCACGAACATCATCGTGTCGCAGAAGTTCCTCAAGGAGCACCCGAAGGCCGTCGAGGCCGTGCTGAAGGCCTCCGTCGACACCAACAAGTGGATCAACGCCAACCCGGACGAGGCGAAGGCGGCGGCGAACAAGCAGCTGGAGGCCGATTCCGGCAAGGCCCTGCCGGCCGAGGTGCTCGATCCGGCCTGGAAGTCCATCCAGGTCACCGATGACCCGCTGGCGTCCACCCTCAGCACCGAGGCGGACCATGCGGTGAAGGCCGGCCTGCTGGAGAAGCCCACCCTGACCGGTATCTACGACCTCACCCTGCTGAACAAGGTCCTCGAGGCAGCGGGCGAGAGCACCGTCGACGACGCCGGTCTCGGCGTCAAGTAG
- a CDS encoding sirohydrochlorin chelatase has product MHRPVLLVIAHGSRDPRHAATVHALVRRVRARRPGLRVETGFLDFNVPSVNGVLESLAAEGVRDVVALPLLLTRAFHAKSDIPAVLRQAPARLRIRQAPVLGPSPLLTDALERRLYEAGLTPADKSSTGVVLASAGSTDPEAIAVITDIAREWRRTGWRAVRPAFASAALPRTEDAVRELRALGCARVAVAPYVLAPGFLPDRIARGAAGADVLADVLGPAPEVARVLLERYDQARLPALAAVGA; this is encoded by the coding sequence ATGCACCGCCCGGTCCTCCTCGTCATCGCCCACGGCAGCCGCGACCCGCGCCATGCCGCGACGGTCCACGCCCTCGTCCGGCGGGTCCGGGCGCGGCGGCCCGGCCTGCGCGTGGAGACCGGCTTCCTGGACTTCAACGTCCCGTCGGTGAACGGGGTGCTGGAGTCGCTGGCGGCGGAGGGCGTACGGGACGTGGTGGCGCTGCCGCTCCTGCTCACCCGCGCCTTCCACGCGAAGTCGGACATCCCGGCGGTGCTGCGGCAGGCCCCCGCGCGGCTGCGCATCCGTCAGGCGCCGGTGCTGGGCCCGTCACCGCTCCTGACGGACGCGCTCGAGCGGCGTCTGTACGAGGCGGGGCTGACCCCTGCCGACAAGTCCTCGACCGGGGTCGTACTGGCCTCGGCGGGGTCCACGGACCCGGAGGCGATCGCGGTGATCACGGACATCGCGCGGGAGTGGCGGCGCACCGGCTGGCGCGCCGTGCGGCCCGCGTTCGCCTCCGCCGCCCTCCCCCGCACCGAGGACGCGGTACGCGAGCTGCGTGCGCTCGGCTGCGCCCGGGTGGCCGTCGCGCCCTATGTCCTCGCCCCTGGTTTCCTGCCGGACCGGATCGCCCGGGGCGCGGCCGGGGCGGACGTACTGGCGGACGTGCTGGGCCCGGCGCCGGAGGTGGCCCGGGTGCTGCTGGAGCGCTACGACCAGGCACGGTTGCCGGCACTGGCCGCCGTCGGCGCGTAG
- a CDS encoding ABC transporter permease: MASTETKDDAAVRADNDLAGLDALETAVHTDRASLRQIFVAKVLPPLVAVALVLVVWQSLVSFDIVTDPSKLPSPSAVWDEAKTAWLQGTLLDYVWTSVSRGLLGFLLALVIGTPLGLLVARVRFVRAAIGPVLSGLQSLPSVAWVPPAVIWLGLNNSMMYAVILLGAVPSIANGLVSGVDQVSPLFLRAGRTLGATGLRGTWHIVMPAALPGYLAGLKQGWAFSWRSLMAAEIIASSPDLGVGLGQLLENGRNASSMSMVFLAIFLILFVGIAIDLIVFSPLERRVLRGRGLLVRS, encoded by the coding sequence ATGGCCAGCACTGAGACCAAGGACGACGCGGCCGTCAGGGCGGACAACGACCTCGCGGGCCTCGATGCCCTGGAGACCGCGGTCCACACGGACCGGGCCTCCTTGCGGCAGATCTTCGTCGCGAAGGTCCTGCCGCCCCTCGTCGCCGTCGCGCTGGTGCTGGTGGTCTGGCAGTCGCTGGTCTCCTTCGACATCGTCACCGACCCCAGCAAGCTGCCCTCGCCCTCGGCCGTCTGGGACGAGGCGAAGACCGCGTGGCTGCAGGGAACACTGCTCGACTACGTCTGGACCAGCGTCTCCCGGGGCCTGCTCGGCTTCCTGCTGGCGCTGGTGATCGGCACGCCGCTGGGTCTGCTGGTGGCGCGGGTGAGGTTCGTACGCGCCGCGATCGGCCCGGTCCTGTCCGGCCTGCAGTCCCTGCCCTCGGTGGCCTGGGTGCCGCCGGCCGTGATCTGGCTGGGCCTGAACAACTCGATGATGTACGCCGTGATCCTGCTCGGCGCCGTCCCCTCGATCGCCAACGGCCTGGTCTCGGGTGTCGACCAGGTGTCCCCGCTGTTCCTGCGCGCGGGGCGGACGCTGGGTGCCACCGGGCTGCGCGGCACCTGGCACATCGTCATGCCCGCGGCGCTGCCGGGCTATCTGGCGGGTCTGAAGCAGGGCTGGGCGTTCTCCTGGCGCTCGCTGATGGCCGCCGAGATCATCGCGTCCTCGCCCGATCTGGGCGTCGGACTCGGCCAGTTGCTGGAGAACGGCCGCAACGCCAGTTCCATGTCGATGGTGTTCCTCGCCATCTTCCTCATCCTGTTCGTCGGTATCGCGATCGACCTGATCGTCTTCAGCCCCCTGGAACGGCGGGTGCTGCGCGGTCGCGGTCTCCTCGTGAGGAGCTGA
- a CDS encoding sulfate adenylyltransferase subunit 1: MTSATEPTEPLSVEQLSATTLLRFATAGSVDDGKSTLVGRLLHDSKSVLTDQLEAVERVSADRGQDTPDLALLTDGLRAEREQGITIDVAYRYFATARRRFILADTPGHVQYTRNMVTGASTADLAVVLVDARNGVIEQTRRHAAVAALLRVPHVVLAVNKMDLVDYRESVFAAIAEEFTAYASELGVPEITAIPISALAGDNVVEPSANMDWYGGPTVLEHLETVPVSHDLAHCHARLPVQYVIRPQTAEHPDYRGYAGQIAAGTFRVGESVTVLPSGRTSKVAGIDLLGTPVDIAWTPQSVTLLLADDIDISRGDLLVPSKDAPPTTQDVEATVCHVADQPLTVGHRVLLKHGTRTVKAIVKDIPSRLTLDDLSLHPHPGRLVANDIGRVKIRTAEPLPLDSYADSRRTGAFILIDPSDGTTLTAGMVGESFAAPQPVKNEGDDDGWDF, translated from the coding sequence ATGACGAGCGCCACCGAACCCACCGAGCCGTTGTCGGTCGAGCAGTTGTCGGCGACCACGCTGCTGCGCTTCGCCACCGCCGGCTCCGTCGACGACGGCAAGTCCACGCTCGTGGGCCGTCTGCTGCACGACTCCAAGTCGGTCCTGACCGACCAACTGGAGGCCGTGGAGCGGGTCTCGGCCGACCGCGGCCAGGACACCCCCGACCTCGCGCTGCTCACCGACGGCCTGCGCGCCGAGCGGGAGCAGGGCATCACGATCGACGTGGCCTACCGGTACTTCGCCACCGCGCGCCGCCGGTTCATCCTCGCCGACACCCCGGGCCATGTGCAGTACACCCGGAACATGGTCACCGGCGCCTCGACCGCCGACCTGGCCGTCGTCCTGGTCGACGCCCGCAACGGCGTCATCGAGCAGACCCGGCGCCACGCCGCCGTCGCCGCGCTCCTGCGCGTCCCGCACGTCGTCCTCGCCGTCAACAAGATGGACCTCGTCGACTACCGGGAGTCCGTCTTCGCGGCGATCGCCGAGGAGTTCACGGCGTACGCCTCCGAGCTGGGCGTCCCCGAGATCACCGCGATCCCGATCTCGGCGCTCGCCGGCGACAACGTGGTGGAACCGTCCGCGAACATGGACTGGTACGGCGGCCCGACGGTCCTGGAGCACCTGGAGACCGTCCCGGTCAGCCACGACCTGGCGCACTGCCACGCGCGGCTGCCCGTGCAGTACGTGATCCGCCCGCAGACCGCCGAGCACCCCGACTACCGGGGGTACGCCGGCCAGATCGCGGCAGGTACCTTCCGCGTCGGGGAGAGCGTGACCGTGCTGCCGTCCGGGCGCACCTCGAAGGTCGCCGGGATCGATCTGCTGGGCACGCCGGTCGACATCGCCTGGACCCCGCAGTCGGTGACCCTCCTGCTGGCGGACGACATCGACATCTCGCGCGGTGACCTGCTCGTACCGAGCAAGGACGCGCCCCCGACCACGCAGGACGTCGAGGCGACCGTGTGCCATGTGGCGGACCAGCCGCTCACGGTCGGCCACCGGGTCCTGCTCAAGCACGGCACCCGCACGGTCAAGGCGATCGTCAAGGACATCCCGTCCCGGCTGACGCTGGACGACCTCTCGCTGCACCCGCACCCGGGCCGGCTCGTCGCCAACGACATCGGCCGCGTCAAGATCCGTACCGCCGAGCCGCTCCCGCTCGACTCGTACGCCGACTCCCGGCGCACCGGCGCGTTCATCCTGATCGACCCCTCGGACGGCACCACGCTCACCGCGGGCATGGTCGGCGAGTCCTTCGCCGCGCCCCAGCCGGTCAAGAACGAGGGCGACGACGACGGGTGGGACTTCTGA